From Triticum aestivum cultivar Chinese Spring chromosome 4A, IWGSC CS RefSeq v2.1, whole genome shotgun sequence, a single genomic window includes:
- the LOC123087316 gene encoding E3 ubiquitin-protein ligase BOI, giving the protein MAVDLQRLRHMLLATGGGHHQLANRPGASAAAMPASGPCYGAAVTGQPYADLFTPPPTMSAADQYSELLALAAVDLARKGDGAQEMTSGNKRRRVDEGSSSVLGEVLAAHAQQQAVAVDHILHRHARKMWAALAEQRRSHLRLIVSTVEARAAKRLKAKDDEVERVRGMNWALEERLRSLYMEAQMWRDVAQSHDTAANVLRADLQRVLDAQAVRGGGGGGGDGDGQDDAESCCWGENQVPVCVEEAEVGTPAPTGGVGRCKGCGDGAAAVLLLPCRHLSVCAPCAASAQACPSCGCAKNGSVCVNFS; this is encoded by the exons ATGGCCGTGGACCTGCAGCGCCTGCGCCACATGCTGCTCGCCACCGGCGGCGGCCACCACCAGCTCGCCAACCGGCCGGGCGCCTCCGCGGCTGCCATGCCTGCGAGCGGGCCTTGCTACGGCGCCGCGGTGACGGGCCAGCCGTACGCGGACCTCTTCAcgccgccgccgacgatgtcgGCCGCGGACCAGTACTCGGAGCTGTTGGCGCTGGCCGCGGTTGATCTGGCGAGGAAGGGCGACGGCGCCCAGGAAATGACCTCCGGCAACAAGCGGAGGCGCGTCGACGAGGGGTCCTCGTCGGTGCTCGGCGAAGTTCTTGCGGCCCACGCGCAACAGCAGGCCGTCGCCGTCGACCACATCCTGCACAGACAT GCGAGAAAGATGTGGGCTGCTCTGGCGGAGCAGAGGCGGAGCCACCTGCGGCTCATCGTCTCCACCGTGGAGGCCAGGGCGGCGAAGCGGCTCAAGGCCAAGGACGACGAGGTCGAGCGGGTCCGGGGCATGAACTGGGCGCTGGAGGAGCGCCTCAGGAGCCTCTACATGGAGGCTCAGATGTGGCGCGACGTCGCGCAGTCCCACGACACCGCCGCCAACGTGCTCCGCGCCGACCTGCAGCGGGTGCTCGACGCGCAGGcggtccgcggcggcggcggcggcggcggcgacggcgacggtcaGGACGACGCCGAGTCGTGCTGCTGGGGGGAGAACCAGGTGCCCGTCTGcgtggaggaggccgaggtggGCACGCCGGCCCCGACAGGAGGAGTCGGAAGGTGCAAGGGGTGCGGCGACGGCGCGGCCGCGGTGCTGCTGCTGCCGTGCCGGCACCTCTCCGTGTGCGCGCCGTGCGCGGCCTCGGCGCAGGCGTGCCCGTCGTGCGGATGCGCCAAGAACGGCAGCGTCTGCGTCAACTTTTCGTGA